The genome window AGATCGAAGGATCGATCAGGACTTCGGATAGTACTTGGACGGCACCGAGCCGCTCACCGACCAGGCGTTGCCGGAGGCGCTGCAGGTCGAGGTCCAGACCACCGTCTGGGCGGCGGCAACCGATGTACCGATCGCCTTGAGCGCGACAGTGACCGTGCCCTGCGAGCTGGAGCCCGCGGCGAGCGTGACGCTCGTCACGTAATTGCCGGAAACGCTGGTTGCGGCGGGCATGCCGGCGCTGGCGTTATCGGTCACGCCCGTGCCAGTGACGCCGAGGGTGGCCTCGGAGCAAGCCTGGCCGATGGCCAGACGTGCCGGCTCGGACAAGCTCACGGCTTCCTGAATCTTGGCCCGAACCGTGTAGTCCTGATAGGCAGGCAGCGCGACGGCCGCGAGAATACCGATGATCGCGACCACGATCATCAGTTCGATAAGGGTGAAACCCTGTTGAATACGCTTCATCTAGAAAGCTCCTGTGGCGGTTGGATCGAAACACAATCGGGCTTGTGCGTTTTTCACAAACGCAAGCCGCATGCCAGAAAAGTGGAGGCGCGGCGCGGGGGTGCGGGTGCCGATACGTGCATTTTCCCGGCAAGGAAATGTATCGGTTTGATCCCTTCAATCCTTGAGGAATTGTGAGATTCGGCAAAAAAGGCCGGATTTTTCGCGCGGCATCCGCCGGTCGCAGATTGCTGCGCCGCGTGCCGCATTGGGCCGCCCGCCTGCGGCATGTCCTACGTGACGAAATGTGTCAGTCCGTGGAGTAACCGGGGATCCGTGCCTCGTCGACCGCGTCGATCTGCTCCGGGTCGAGGAATTCCTTGGCGTATCGCAAGTAGACGCGTTCCCGGACGAAGATGTCGAACAGGTCCGGATCGATGTGGCCGTTCTGCCTGAACTTTCCCAGGATGTGGAGGGATTCGGTGAGCGTCTTTCCCTTCTTGTAGGGCCTGTCCTTCGCCGTGAGCGCTTCGAAGATGTCGGCGATTCCCATGATCCTTGCCTGCACCGACATTTCGTCGCGGGAGAGTCCTCGAGGGTAGCCCTTGCCGTCCATCCGCTCGTGATGGCCGCCCGCGTACTCGGGCACCTTCTCCAGATGCCGGGGCCAGGGCAGCGCCTCGAGCATCTTGATGGTCACCTCGATGTGGTGATTGATGACCCGCCGTTCCTTCGCGGTCAGCGTTCCGGCACGGATGGTCAGATTTTCCAGTTCGTCGGGAGACAGGAAATCCGACTCGACGCCGGCGGGAGTCTCCCAACGGTACTGGCCGGAGATGTTCGCCACGCGCTGCTGATCTTCCGGGCTCATCGCTTCGGAACCGACATTGGCCTCGCGGATGAACTCGCGGTCGCTCTCGATCTGACGGATCCGGTCCCGCAACGATTGCTCCAGTCCTGCCCCGTCGGCCCCGCGCTCGCCAAATCTGGAAGAAAGTTTCGCACGGAGCATGGCGATCTCCGCGTCACGCTTGATCACCTCGAAGCGGGTGTCGATCAGATCGATCCGGTCGAAAATGGTCTGAAGCTTGGTTGCCTTGTCGACCACGTGGACGGGGGTGGTGACCTTTCCGCAGTCGTGCAGAAGACCCGCGATCTTGAGTTCGTAGCGGTCCTTGTCGGTCATGGACCATCCGGCGAGAGGGCCTGTGCGTGTCTCGTGCGCCGCCTCGGCCAGCATCATCGTGAGCACCGGGACGCGTTCGCAGTGTCCGCCGGTATAGGGCGACTTGTCGTCGATTGCCTCGTTGATGAGGTTGATGAACGACTCGAACAGTTCCTCGAGCTGCGAGATCAGGAGCCGGTTCGTGAGTGCCACCGCCGCCTGGGATGCGAGCGATTCCGCGAGCCTCTGGTCCGCGTCGCTGAAGGGCACGATGTCACCCGTGTCGCGATCCTTCGCATTGATGAGCTGAAGCACCCCGATGATCTCGTTCTCGTGGTTCTTCATGGGGACGGTGAGGAAGGACTTCGAGCGATAGCCTGTCCGGCCATCGAAGTTCTTGGTTCCGGAGAAATCGAATCCTTCCTCGGTGTACGCGTCCGCGATGTTGACCGTCTTGTCGCGCAGCACGCTGAAGGCCACGACCATGGAGGTGTTCTCGCGGCCCTCCTGATCGCGCAGCGCGATCGGATCGAAAGGGATCGCTTTGCCGGTCGTGCCGCCCATCGCGATGCCCAGCCCTTCGTTTCGCAGGATCTCGAAGTGAAGAAGGTTCTCGTCTTCCGGGTGGCGCCGGTACAACGTTCCGCCTTCCGCGTTGGTGATCTTCTTGGCCGCCAGGAGGATGGTCTCGAGCAGCCTGGAGATGTCGCGCTCCCGGGAGAGCGCAATCCCTATGTCGTTCAGTTCCTCGAGGCGCCGCAGCAGGTCGCCGACGGCGATGTCCGGCCCGTTTGTCTTTGCAGCAGCGGTCATGTCGTCGTCCCCCGAGTCGACTGCCAAACTACTTGATACAGACTGCGCGAACCTGTTTCATGTCCGTGACGCCCTGGAGGACCTTTTCCATGCCGTCCTGCTTCAGGGTGCGCATGCCTTCGTGCAGGGCGGTCGCAAGAATCTCCGCCACGCGGGCGTGTTCCTGGATATGGCGCTTCACGGTATCGCTGCCCAGCAGCAGTTCGTGCAGGCCGACACGCCCCTTGTAGCCTGTGCCGCTGCACACATCGCAACCCACCGGCGTGTACAGGGTGAATTGGCCCTTGTCGTTGGCGAAACTCTGCGTCCATTCGTGATGGAGCGCTTCCATCGCGCCCTTCGCGTCCGTCTTCCACTGCTCGGTGTTGCGCAGTTCGGACGCGTACTCTTCCAGCAGGGCCTTGATCTCCTCGGGTGTGGCGACATGCGGCTGCTTGCACTTGGCACAGAGCCTCTTCGCCAGCCGTTGGGCAAGCACCCCCAGCAGCGCATCCGCGAAGT of Betaproteobacteria bacterium contains these proteins:
- a CDS encoding pilin: MKRIQQGFTLIELMIVVAIIGILAAVALPAYQDYTVRAKIQEAVSLSEPARLAIGQACSEATLGVTGTGVTDNASAGMPAATSVSGNYVTSVTLAAGSSSQGTVTVALKAIGTSVAAAQTVVWTSTCSASGNAWSVSGSVPSKYYPKS
- a CDS encoding GAF domain-containing protein, with the protein product MTAAAKTNGPDIAVGDLLRRLEELNDIGIALSRERDISRLLETILLAAKKITNAEGGTLYRRHPEDENLLHFEILRNEGLGIAMGGTTGKAIPFDPIALRDQEGRENTSMVVAFSVLRDKTVNIADAYTEEGFDFSGTKNFDGRTGYRSKSFLTVPMKNHENEIIGVLQLINAKDRDTGDIVPFSDADQRLAESLASQAAVALTNRLLISQLEELFESFINLINEAIDDKSPYTGGHCERVPVLTMMLAEAAHETRTGPLAGWSMTDKDRYELKIAGLLHDCGKVTTPVHVVDKATKLQTIFDRIDLIDTRFEVIKRDAEIAMLRAKLSSRFGERGADGAGLEQSLRDRIRQIESDREFIREANVGSEAMSPEDQQRVANISGQYRWETPAGVESDFLSPDELENLTIRAGTLTAKERRVINHHIEVTIKMLEALPWPRHLEKVPEYAGGHHERMDGKGYPRGLSRDEMSVQARIMGIADIFEALTAKDRPYKKGKTLTESLHILGKFRQNGHIDPDLFDIFVRERVYLRYAKEFLDPEQIDAVDEARIPGYSTD